From a region of the Chthonomonas sp. genome:
- a CDS encoding DUF1592 domain-containing protein has protein sequence MLVGALWIPGSLLGSTASFQAPVSGGQVMNQYCSPCHGKALAPANVALPLNPTVAQIRANPTLYGRALRAVQSGHMPPKGAKQPTPAERSALVRFLESSLSAEAPRVTMRRLNRAEYNNTIRDLTGLDLKLADDFPADDVGYGFDQNGDVLTLSPLLMEKYIDAAITISSRLVPDTSEKEFVHAGVEFDSKTSSSPLGSDSRMFYKNGVGELMVQTLVGGDYRLELTADGDQAGDEPCRMSCWLNGEKIKTFDISATRDQRMVVSVVVRMGKGPNVLGVSFDNDFFSPGAKADRNLVLHQVKIVGPLRGTASAGGAFAQRPDAGNVRAITRRTIEQFAAKAWRRPVTADQLDALEAQARKFTEWEDGMRAAIASVLSSPRFLFRIEQGTGASRPLDAYELASRLSYFLWASMPDDTLYARAADGSLLQPEELDRQVARMILDPKSRSLSTEFAGQWLQLRKLQSHVPDKSVAGPAPQSLVKSMIEETTRFFDYIVRNDRPVTEILDGQVTFVNGELGQLYGMPDVTGTSFRRVSVSSADRRGILGQASILTLTSNPTRTSPVKRGKFVLENLLGTPPPPPPPGVGVLNDAPAVVAATSIRDRLAAHRSNPACANCHKQMDAIGFSLENFDPVGRWRTVDGKFAIDASGKLDDGTEFLGPQGLRKLLMDRVDLFATNFTERLATYALGRGPTPADLAEHRRIAAAAAKSQYRFSSFVQELVKSPLFLKTGGGNP, from the coding sequence ATGCTTGTTGGGGCATTGTGGATCCCTGGTTCGTTGCTGGGTAGCACCGCCTCATTCCAGGCTCCCGTGTCTGGTGGCCAGGTGATGAACCAGTACTGCTCGCCTTGCCACGGCAAGGCCCTCGCACCGGCGAATGTTGCCTTGCCACTCAACCCAACGGTCGCGCAGATCCGGGCCAACCCAACGCTGTATGGCCGGGCTCTGCGCGCAGTCCAGTCTGGCCACATGCCTCCCAAGGGAGCGAAACAGCCGACGCCAGCCGAGCGTTCGGCGCTGGTGAGATTCTTGGAGTCCTCCCTGAGCGCAGAGGCCCCACGCGTGACGATGCGAAGGCTCAATCGCGCGGAGTACAACAACACGATTCGCGACCTCACCGGATTGGATCTGAAGCTTGCAGACGATTTCCCGGCTGACGACGTGGGGTATGGCTTTGATCAGAATGGCGATGTGCTTACTCTTTCGCCACTGTTGATGGAGAAGTATATTGACGCCGCGATCACCATCAGCAGCCGACTCGTGCCCGATACCTCCGAGAAGGAGTTTGTACACGCTGGAGTTGAATTCGACTCGAAGACAAGCAGCTCTCCGTTGGGGAGTGACTCGCGTATGTTCTACAAGAACGGGGTGGGTGAGCTCATGGTCCAAACGCTTGTCGGGGGAGACTATCGGCTGGAGCTCACGGCGGACGGAGACCAAGCAGGCGACGAGCCGTGCCGGATGTCGTGTTGGCTCAACGGCGAGAAAATCAAAACATTCGACATCAGCGCAACTCGGGACCAGCGGATGGTCGTATCCGTTGTGGTCCGCATGGGTAAGGGTCCCAACGTCTTGGGCGTCTCATTCGATAACGACTTTTTCAGTCCCGGTGCGAAGGCCGATCGCAACCTTGTCTTACATCAAGTTAAGATCGTCGGCCCCTTACGAGGCACGGCGAGCGCTGGGGGCGCTTTCGCGCAGCGGCCGGACGCTGGCAATGTCCGTGCGATCACTCGGCGGACCATCGAGCAGTTTGCGGCCAAAGCGTGGCGTCGGCCAGTCACTGCAGATCAATTGGATGCACTTGAGGCGCAGGCGAGGAAGTTCACCGAGTGGGAGGACGGAATGCGCGCCGCGATCGCCTCGGTGCTGTCTAGCCCGCGATTCCTCTTCCGGATCGAGCAGGGGACGGGTGCGTCTCGGCCGCTCGATGCGTACGAGCTTGCGTCGCGGCTGAGCTACTTCCTCTGGGCGAGCATGCCCGACGATACTCTCTACGCCCGTGCAGCGGATGGAAGCTTGCTGCAACCCGAAGAACTGGATCGACAAGTAGCCCGGATGATTTTGGACCCTAAGTCGCGCTCGCTATCCACCGAGTTTGCGGGGCAGTGGTTGCAGTTGCGCAAGCTACAAAGCCACGTGCCCGACAAGTCGGTCGCCGGTCCCGCGCCGCAATCGCTGGTGAAGTCGATGATCGAGGAGACCACCCGCTTCTTCGACTACATCGTGCGCAATGACCGACCGGTAACCGAGATTCTCGACGGACAGGTCACCTTTGTGAATGGGGAACTGGGTCAACTCTACGGTATGCCCGACGTGACCGGTACCAGTTTTCGGAGGGTCAGCGTCTCTTCAGCAGATCGACGCGGAATCTTGGGCCAGGCGAGCATTCTGACGCTCACGAGTAACCCGACCCGCACTTCGCCGGTGAAGCGTGGCAAGTTCGTGCTGGAGAACCTCCTCGGCACCCCGCCGCCGCCCCCTCCGCCCGGTGTTGGGGTACTCAATGATGCGCCCGCAGTCGTGGCCGCCACGAGCATCCGCGATCGACTCGCGGCACACCGTTCGAATCCGGCCTGCGCGAACTGCCACAAACAGATGGACGCCATCGGATTCAGCTTGGAGAACTTCGACCCGGTGGGGCGATGGCGCACTGTCGACGGAAAGTTCGCCATCGATGCCTCGGGGAAGCTCGACGACGGAACGGAGTTTCTGGGCCCCCAGGGCCTGCGAAAGTTGCTCATGGATCGGGTTGACCTCTTCGCGACCAACTTCACCGAGCGGTTGGCGACCTATGCGCTGGGTCGCGGCCCCACCCCAGCGGACCTGGCCGAGCACCGACGCATCGCCGCGGCTGCCGCCAAATCGCAGTATCGATTCTCAAGCTTTGTCCAGGAACTCGTTAAGAGCCCGCTCTTCTTGAAGACGGGCGGAGGCAACCCCTAA
- a CDS encoding redoxin domain-containing protein — translation MRTAIWNTRIRTVAVVLWAVGVAALARAQTPAGLLMVGDKAPNIQVTRLVKDSGFESFKSGRVTVVEFFATWCPICRSEMPRMSQLAEKYASKVDMVGVAVWEKQSSSGTQDIVGGVKSYVQTMDSKIRFPIVVDTEKNWMLENWVYAAAQETIPLVYIVDQNGILAWIGTPATLDKVLGQVVAGKWDVAKERELAMKGLDQKLARIDYRKAMSAVSTQLQEAYASKDLKTVLATLDKVLEEHPLFESQIGIMRYDALLYVDEKRAYDYGRKLADGIYKDNWVQLNTMAWYIAQEFYGQLKEPNYKMALEFAERALTLIKEQPTETALVKDTAALLHYRMGNLRKAVTIQREAIELLRKGAEGIDRTTLAEMHARLAMYEAALEGSGKLGA, via the coding sequence ATGCGAACGGCGATCTGGAACACGCGCATCAGGACGGTAGCGGTCGTCTTGTGGGCAGTGGGCGTGGCGGCTCTGGCCCGAGCCCAAACACCTGCCGGGTTGCTGATGGTGGGCGACAAAGCGCCCAACATCCAGGTCACCCGACTGGTAAAAGACTCCGGATTTGAATCATTCAAAAGTGGTCGTGTAACCGTCGTCGAGTTCTTCGCCACTTGGTGCCCCATCTGTCGATCGGAGATGCCGCGCATGAGCCAGCTCGCCGAAAAGTACGCCTCGAAGGTGGACATGGTCGGCGTGGCTGTATGGGAGAAGCAGTCTTCCTCGGGTACGCAAGACATCGTGGGCGGTGTGAAATCGTACGTCCAGACCATGGACTCCAAGATCCGATTTCCCATAGTGGTGGATACCGAGAAGAACTGGATGCTCGAAAACTGGGTCTATGCGGCAGCCCAGGAGACAATTCCGCTGGTGTACATCGTCGACCAGAACGGCATTCTCGCATGGATCGGTACTCCCGCCACGCTCGATAAGGTGCTTGGCCAAGTCGTTGCGGGCAAGTGGGACGTCGCGAAGGAACGGGAGCTCGCGATGAAGGGCCTCGATCAGAAACTCGCGAGAATCGACTATCGCAAGGCGATGTCGGCCGTGAGTACCCAGCTGCAGGAGGCATACGCGTCGAAGGACTTAAAGACAGTTTTGGCCACACTGGATAAGGTGCTCGAAGAGCACCCGCTCTTCGAATCTCAGATCGGAATCATGCGCTACGATGCACTCCTGTACGTCGATGAGAAGCGGGCCTACGATTACGGCCGTAAGCTAGCTGACGGCATCTATAAGGACAACTGGGTCCAGCTGAACACCATGGCTTGGTACATCGCTCAAGAATTCTACGGCCAACTGAAAGAGCCAAACTACAAGATGGCGCTGGAGTTTGCCGAACGAGCCTTGACCCTTATCAAGGAGCAGCCCACCGAAACGGCGCTTGTGAAGGACACGGCCGCTCTGCTGCACTACCGCATGGGCAACCTCCGAAAAGCGGTGACAATCCAGCGCGAGGCCATCGAGCTTCTGCGCAAGGGCGCGGAAGGAATCGACCGAACGACCCTTGCTGAGATGCACGCCCGACTGGCGATGTACGAAGCCGCGCTCGAAGGCTCAGGCAAGCTCGGCGCCTAG
- a CDS encoding polyphosphate kinase 2 family protein, with product MPRFGGQNEIMPHAVVIKPDQSIDLAKFDTCEKGGLDKETAQAKVAELGKRLTELQELMYAAGRNSLLVLFQGRDTAGKDGAINRMLDFVNVQSARVAAFKVPTPVELAHDFLWRVHQETPGKGGITVFNRSHYEDVLVVRVHELAPKEVWSKRYEHINNFERILTDSGTILIKFCLWISKDEQEQRLLDREQDPTKSWKLSVGDWKEREKWDDYTAAYEDVLKRCSPENAPWRLIAADHKWYRDLAVMETLISALEPYEAGWRKHLEEIGVKARAELEAFRAAVP from the coding sequence ATGCCACGTTTCGGTGGCCAAAATGAGATCATGCCCCATGCCGTCGTGATCAAGCCGGACCAGTCCATCGACCTTGCCAAGTTCGACACTTGCGAGAAAGGTGGGCTCGATAAGGAGACCGCTCAGGCGAAAGTCGCTGAGCTCGGCAAACGACTGACCGAGCTTCAAGAGCTCATGTACGCCGCGGGTCGGAACAGCCTCTTAGTCTTGTTTCAGGGGCGAGATACCGCAGGTAAGGACGGTGCAATCAATCGAATGCTCGACTTCGTAAACGTGCAAAGCGCGCGGGTCGCTGCATTCAAAGTCCCGACTCCCGTCGAGCTTGCCCACGATTTCCTGTGGCGGGTGCACCAAGAGACGCCCGGCAAAGGCGGCATCACTGTTTTCAACCGCTCTCATTACGAAGACGTCCTGGTGGTGCGAGTGCATGAACTCGCGCCGAAGGAAGTGTGGTCCAAGCGGTACGAGCACATCAACAACTTCGAGCGTATCCTTACGGATAGCGGCACCATCCTGATCAAGTTCTGTCTGTGGATCAGCAAAGACGAGCAAGAGCAGCGGCTCCTTGACCGCGAGCAAGACCCGACGAAGAGTTGGAAACTTTCAGTCGGCGATTGGAAAGAGCGGGAGAAGTGGGACGACTACACCGCCGCGTATGAAGACGTGCTCAAGCGGTGCAGCCCGGAGAACGCGCCATGGCGACTCATCGCCGCAGACCACAAGTGGTACCGCGACCTCGCCGTGATGGAGACACTGATCTCTGCGCTTGAGCCTTATGAAGCTGGTTGGCGAAAGCACCTTGAGGAGATCGGCGTAAAGGCGAGAGCCGAGCTCGAGGCGTTTCGCGCCGCCGTTCCCTAG
- a CDS encoding DUF1552 domain-containing protein, with amino-acid sequence MSAPLSRRTVLRGMGSAIALPMLEAMMPLTALAVSAPKAPVRMAFLFVPNGMSMDAWRPATAGALTDLPPLLSPLNPVRNQLNILSGLAQRHAEANGDGPGDHARSTAAWLTGCQPKKTNGSDIYVGVSADQLAAQQRGHLTQFASLELGCERGAQSGDCDSGYSCAYSSSVSWSSSTSPVAKEINPRLVFERLFGSADQGPEAQARRRALRASVLDYASAEATALESKLGQRDRHKLQEYLAAVREIEIRMERFEQTQASRAQVGPTPAGIPGDFGEHIRLMGDMMILAFQSDLTRIATLMFANEGSNRAYPMIGVSDGHHEMSHHGKDPHRLEAKRRIDEFHVAQLAYVLNKMQSIREGDSTLLDNTLLVYGGGISDGDRHNHDDLPILLAGKGGSSLKGGRHLQFVPGTPMTNLFVSMLSRFGANMDKIGDSTGPLRELL; translated from the coding sequence ATGAGTGCACCACTCTCTCGTCGAACCGTCCTGCGTGGCATGGGATCCGCCATCGCGCTGCCTATGCTCGAAGCGATGATGCCGCTCACAGCGCTCGCGGTTTCTGCGCCAAAGGCACCGGTGCGCATGGCGTTTCTCTTCGTGCCGAACGGCATGAGCATGGACGCGTGGCGACCCGCGACAGCCGGGGCGTTGACTGATCTGCCCCCGCTCCTGTCGCCGCTCAATCCGGTGCGAAACCAGCTCAATATCCTTTCGGGCTTGGCGCAGCGACACGCCGAGGCGAATGGGGACGGACCTGGCGACCACGCCCGCAGCACCGCAGCCTGGCTGACCGGGTGCCAACCGAAAAAGACGAACGGCTCGGACATCTACGTTGGAGTCAGCGCCGACCAGCTCGCTGCCCAGCAACGGGGTCACCTCACCCAATTTGCGAGCCTAGAGCTTGGTTGCGAGCGCGGTGCCCAGTCCGGGGACTGCGACAGCGGCTACTCGTGCGCCTACTCCAGCTCCGTGAGCTGGTCCAGCTCTACCTCGCCGGTCGCCAAAGAGATCAACCCACGACTGGTATTCGAACGGCTTTTCGGGAGTGCAGACCAGGGGCCCGAGGCGCAGGCTCGCCGTCGCGCTCTCCGCGCGAGTGTTCTGGACTATGCCTCAGCTGAGGCGACCGCGCTCGAAAGCAAACTGGGCCAACGCGACCGTCACAAGCTTCAAGAGTATTTGGCCGCGGTGCGAGAAATCGAGATCCGGATGGAACGGTTCGAGCAGACTCAGGCGAGTCGGGCACAGGTTGGCCCCACGCCTGCGGGTATCCCCGGAGACTTCGGCGAGCACATCCGACTCATGGGGGACATGATGATCCTCGCCTTCCAATCGGACCTCACTCGCATCGCGACGCTTATGTTTGCCAACGAAGGCTCGAACCGGGCGTACCCGATGATCGGCGTGAGTGACGGCCACCACGAGATGTCGCACCACGGGAAGGACCCGCACCGGCTCGAAGCCAAGCGCCGGATCGACGAGTTCCATGTCGCGCAACTGGCCTACGTGCTGAACAAGATGCAGTCGATCCGCGAGGGTGATAGCACGCTCTTGGACAATACGCTGCTCGTCTACGGCGGCGGCATTAGCGATGGCGACCGCCATAACCACGACGATCTTCCGATTTTGCTCGCGGGCAAAGGTGGCTCAAGCCTGAAGGGGGGACGTCACTTGCAATTCGTCCCCGGCACGCCGATGACGAACCTCTTCGTGTCGATGCTGAGCCGGTTTGGTGCAAACATGGACAAGATCGGAGACAGTACCGGACCGCTGAGAGAGCTGCTTTAA
- a CDS encoding prepilin-type N-terminal cleavage/methylation domain-containing protein — protein MNRKAFTLIELLVVIAIIAILAAILFPVFAQAKAAAKKTSDLSNMKQIGTAIQLYLGDADDTYSQAYFYNNDLDATGGYTQWSGTLQPYVKNLQIFISPGDKLNGLAPTNYIGNNRGFGSPAGQTAQYPTVQDNQAPRLSYTVNSLVMPRKRRTADPMRVVSTSVIEDASGTILIAPMTDVPACINGSSVASGAAFKTHRSTNAILLADNGAPFAGEAAAEVGLSTYYAISVTRAQADIKSCTGGTPAAGLSHITYTAPTRFGAGANYAMSDTSAKFRTLSDTLNPSRFLWGKRAYTAGGGVINKPGTTTPVE, from the coding sequence ATGAATCGAAAAGCTTTTACTCTCATTGAGTTGCTCGTTGTTATTGCGATCATCGCAATCCTGGCTGCTATCCTGTTCCCGGTCTTCGCACAAGCCAAGGCCGCCGCGAAGAAGACCTCGGACCTCAGCAACATGAAGCAGATTGGCACGGCCATTCAGCTTTACTTGGGCGATGCTGACGACACCTACTCGCAGGCCTATTTCTACAACAACGACCTCGACGCGACGGGTGGTTACACGCAGTGGTCCGGCACCCTGCAGCCTTACGTGAAGAACTTGCAGATCTTCATCAGCCCCGGCGACAAGCTGAATGGTCTCGCACCGACGAACTACATCGGCAACAACCGTGGCTTCGGTTCGCCTGCGGGTCAGACGGCCCAGTATCCGACGGTCCAAGACAACCAGGCGCCGCGCCTGAGCTACACCGTCAACTCCTTGGTGATGCCGCGCAAGCGCCGAACCGCGGACCCCATGCGCGTGGTGAGCACGAGCGTCATCGAAGACGCATCGGGAACGATCTTGATCGCTCCGATGACTGACGTTCCGGCCTGTATCAACGGTTCTTCGGTTGCTTCGGGTGCGGCGTTCAAGACGCACCGATCGACCAACGCGATCTTGCTCGCAGACAACGGCGCACCGTTCGCCGGTGAAGCAGCGGCGGAAGTTGGCCTTAGCACCTACTACGCTATTAGCGTGACGCGCGCTCAGGCAGACATCAAGAGCTGCACGGGTGGCACGCCAGCTGCCGGTCTCTCGCACATCACGTACACAGCCCCGACGCGATTCGGCGCGGGTGCGAACTACGCGATGTCCGACACCAGCGCGAAGTTCCGAACGCTCAGCGACACGCTCAACCCGAGCCGATTCCTGTGGGGCAAGCGCGCGTACACGGCAGGTGGAGGCGTGATCAACAAGCCAGGCACCACGACCCCGGTCGAATAA
- a CDS encoding MoxR family ATPase, producing the protein MKPAEISSLAQSMIHEVEKAIVGKDEVIRRAVLALLCNGHLLLEDIPGVGKTTLAKALAKTIGGEFLRVQFTADLLPSDITGTSMYHQHDGTFEFRPGPVFGNIVLVDEVNRATPKTQAALLEAMEERQVSTDGITRKLPQPFFVIATQNNIEMTGTYPLPEAQLDRFFGRLSLGYPDRDAEMEIVRGQQTSHPLESVQQVCDPERMVACQAGVREVHVSEAIRQYVVDIVRATRGHSLLVVGASPRGSLMLSHAAQAAALLAGSDYVRPEDVKSVAAMVLSHRIIARGEVRARGMTNEQIVAQLLDSVPVPLPVSA; encoded by the coding sequence TTGAAGCCCGCAGAGATATCATCGCTCGCTCAATCCATGATTCACGAAGTCGAAAAGGCCATCGTCGGTAAGGACGAGGTCATTCGTCGTGCGGTCCTCGCACTTCTGTGCAATGGCCACCTGCTCCTGGAAGACATCCCGGGGGTCGGGAAGACGACCTTGGCCAAAGCGCTTGCCAAGACGATTGGTGGCGAGTTTCTGCGCGTCCAGTTCACCGCCGACCTGTTGCCCAGCGACATCACGGGAACCTCGATGTACCATCAGCACGATGGAACATTTGAGTTCCGCCCGGGGCCGGTGTTCGGCAACATCGTCCTCGTCGACGAGGTGAACCGCGCGACTCCCAAGACCCAAGCCGCGCTCCTGGAAGCCATGGAAGAGCGGCAGGTCTCGACCGACGGTATAACGCGCAAGCTCCCGCAACCGTTCTTCGTCATCGCCACGCAGAACAACATTGAGATGACCGGCACCTATCCGCTTCCCGAGGCTCAGCTCGACCGTTTCTTTGGGCGCTTGAGCCTGGGCTATCCCGACCGCGACGCTGAGATGGAAATCGTGCGAGGCCAGCAGACCAGCCACCCGCTCGAATCGGTTCAGCAGGTGTGCGATCCCGAGAGAATGGTCGCTTGTCAGGCGGGAGTCCGTGAGGTCCACGTGAGCGAAGCAATTCGCCAGTACGTCGTCGATATTGTCCGCGCGACGCGCGGCCACAGTTTGTTGGTGGTTGGCGCATCCCCCCGTGGAAGCCTTATGCTCTCGCATGCGGCCCAAGCAGCAGCGCTCTTAGCGGGCAGCGACTATGTCCGCCCTGAGGACGTGAAGTCGGTCGCGGCCATGGTCCTGTCGCACCGCATCATCGCGCGAGGTGAAGTGCGAGCTCGCGGCATGACCAACGAACAGATCGTCGCACAGTTGCTCGATTCGGTCCCGGTTCCGCTGCCCGTTTCTGCCTAA